A window of Streptomyces armeniacus contains these coding sequences:
- a CDS encoding GOLPH3/VPS74 family protein: MGRSRRTIPEELLLLALDPATGTTAQPQSLDLGLAGAQLVELALAGRIAPDGDRIAVVMPRPTGDPTLDSALELLRRRGSPVRAVHWIGGPRLGLRQTYLSHLERCGMVHAVSGQMCGVLPTTRYQASESAVSREIRTRLDSAIRTGVPPDPRTAALAALAHAVGLGKHLYPGNEGRSCRSRLRDLIRHDPMGGLVAHAVMDVQNGVAAQPRRAPGGGGGSGGGRGATTAARATASPAPAAAPAQRPQPHQVPDQPRRPAPVGHMARAGAR; this comes from the coding sequence ATGGGCAGGAGCCGCAGAACAATCCCGGAGGAGCTTCTGCTGCTCGCACTGGACCCGGCCACGGGTACCACTGCGCAGCCGCAGTCGCTCGACCTCGGCCTGGCCGGGGCACAGCTAGTCGAGCTGGCTCTGGCAGGACGGATAGCCCCAGACGGGGATCGTATCGCCGTGGTGATGCCACGGCCGACAGGAGATCCGACTCTGGACTCGGCGCTCGAGTTGCTGCGCAGGCGCGGCAGCCCGGTGCGGGCGGTCCACTGGATAGGCGGACCCCGGCTGGGGTTGCGCCAGACGTACCTTTCGCATCTGGAGCGCTGCGGCATGGTGCATGCCGTGTCGGGCCAGATGTGCGGGGTGTTGCCGACGACCCGCTACCAGGCGTCGGAGTCGGCGGTGAGCCGGGAGATCAGGACCCGGCTGGACAGCGCGATCCGCACCGGCGTACCGCCGGACCCGCGGACCGCGGCGCTCGCCGCACTGGCCCACGCGGTCGGTCTCGGCAAGCACCTCTATCCCGGCAACGAGGGGCGTTCGTGCCGCTCGCGCCTACGGGATCTGATCAGGCACGACCCGATGGGCGGCCTCGTCGCGCACGCCGTGATGGACGTGCAGAACGGTGTGGCGGCGCAGCCGCGGCGCGCACCGGGCGGCGGTGGCGGTTCCGGTGGTGGCCGCGGGGCTACGACCGCGGCACGGGCGACGGCGTCACCGGCGCCGGCGGCCGCACCGGCGCAGCGCCCACAGCCGCACCAGGTTCCCGACCAGCCGCGGCGCCCGGCGCCGGTGGGCCACATGGCCCGTGCCGGAGCCCGCTGA
- a CDS encoding helix-turn-helix domain-containing protein, with the protein MASNVNPTVRRRRLGQELRRLRELRNMTAEEVADRLLVSQSKISRLENGRRSISQRDVRDLCGVYEVEDHRIVDSLMQMAKESRQQGWWHAFGDIPYSVYIGLETDAASLRVYEPQVVPGLLQTPAYAEAVIAGALPEASAADVEKRVQVRMRRQDRITDSRHPLRLWAVLDESALRRAVGGAQTMVEQLEHLLEMSRQPHVTIQVMPFAMGAHPGVNGQYAILEFPDASDSTVIYLEGVTSDLYLEKSNDVQSYSVMYEHLRAQALNADQTREFVENVAKEYTRA; encoded by the coding sequence GTGGCGTCCAACGTCAACCCCACCGTGCGTCGGCGTCGGCTGGGCCAAGAGCTGCGCAGGCTTCGCGAACTCAGGAACATGACGGCGGAGGAAGTCGCGGACCGCCTGCTGGTCTCGCAGTCGAAGATCAGCCGCCTGGAGAACGGCCGCCGCAGCATCAGCCAGCGCGACGTACGCGATCTGTGCGGGGTCTACGAGGTGGAGGACCACCGCATAGTCGACTCGCTCATGCAGATGGCCAAGGAGTCGCGCCAGCAGGGCTGGTGGCACGCGTTCGGCGACATCCCGTACAGCGTGTACATCGGCCTGGAGACGGACGCCGCGTCGCTGCGCGTGTACGAGCCGCAGGTGGTGCCGGGGCTGCTGCAGACGCCGGCGTACGCGGAGGCGGTCATCGCCGGCGCGCTCCCGGAGGCGTCCGCGGCCGACGTGGAGAAGCGCGTGCAGGTGCGCATGCGGCGCCAGGACCGGATCACGGACTCGCGGCATCCGCTGCGGCTCTGGGCCGTGCTGGACGAGTCGGCGCTGCGCCGCGCGGTCGGCGGGGCGCAGACGATGGTGGAGCAGCTGGAGCACCTGCTGGAGATGTCGCGGCAGCCGCATGTGACGATCCAGGTCATGCCGTTCGCGATGGGCGCGCACCCGGGGGTGAACGGGCAGTACGCGATCCTCGAGTTCCCGGACGCCTCCGACTCGACCGTGATCTACCTCGAGGGCGTCACCAGCGACCTGTATCTCGAGAAGTCCAACGACGTGCAGAGCTACAGCGTGATGTACGAGCACCTGCGCGCGCAGGCGCTGAACGCGGACCAGACGCGGGAGTTCGTCGAGAACGTCGCCAAGGAGTACACGCGGGCCTGA
- a CDS encoding DUF397 domain-containing protein, with translation MAIQQGTTSTWTKSSYSGGNGACVEVKSPTAEAVAVRDSKDPDRPALSFSPEAWGGFVESVGGDGGAC, from the coding sequence ATGGCAATTCAGCAAGGCACGACGAGCACCTGGACCAAGTCGAGCTACTCGGGCGGCAACGGCGCCTGTGTCGAGGTCAAGTCGCCCACGGCGGAGGCCGTCGCGGTACGCGACTCGAAGGACCCCGACCGGCCGGCGCTCAGCTTCTCGCCGGAGGCGTGGGGCGGCTTCGTGGAGTCGGTCGGCGGGGACGGAGGCGCCTGTTAG